In Melospiza melodia melodia isolate bMelMel2 chromosome 11, bMelMel2.pri, whole genome shotgun sequence, the following proteins share a genomic window:
- the GPBP1L1 gene encoding vasculin-like protein 1, translating into MAQHDFVPAWLNFSTPQSTKSPAATFEKHGEHLPRGEGRFGVSRRRHNSSDGFFNNGPLRTAGDCWHQPSLLRHDSVDSGVSKGAHVGLSGSQPGWHGPSRGHDGVSQRGGGGTGVHRHWNGNFHSRKSSAFQEKLPVESREEKKEDKEHLQFEEEDFPSLNPEAGRQNNQNKPLGTPSGVWENPPSAKQPTKMLVIKKVSKEDPSAAFSAAFTSPVSHLANGNKATTIVPSVYKNLVPKPAAPPSKPSPWKANRSEHKPGSLSSTRDSAFTSPVSVTKPAVLASGSVLTSPKESPSSTTPPIEICSSRLTKLMRRTTDKKSEFLKALKDDRNGEITENRECDKLDDMESNSTPEPKENWEENCHQNGLSLPLPEEGENLSHSLEAEHRLLKEMGWQEYPENDENYLPLTEDELKEFQIKSEQRRRNGFGKNGFLQGRGSSLLFHWGSTFKTKIEDSDTETSSSETSDDDA; encoded by the exons ATGGCGCAGCATGACTTTGTTCCTGCCTGGCTTAACTTCTCAACACCACAGTCAACCAAG TCCCCTGCAGCCACCTTTGAGAAACATGGAGAGCATCTTCCACGGGGAGAGGGCCGCTTTGGCGTGAGCCGCAGGAGACACAACTCTTCCGATGGATTTTTCAATAATGGGCCCCTCCGGACTGCGGGAG ACTGCTGGCATCAGCCGTCCCTTCTCCGCCATGATTCTGTAGATTCTGGTGTTTCTAAAGGAGCTCATGTTGGGCTGTCTGGCAGCCAGCCTGGCTGGCATGGTCCCTCACGGGGCCATGATGGTGTGAGCCAGCGTGGAGGAGGAGGAACTGGAGTTCATCGCCACTGGAATGGCAACTTCCATTCTCGGAAAAGTTCCGCCTTTCAAGAAAAGCTGCCTGTTGAATCCAGGGAAGAGAAGAAGGAAGATAAAGAGCATTTGCAGTTTGAGGAGGAAGACTTT CCATCTTTGAATCCAGAAGCTGGAAGACAGAACAACCAGAACAAACCTTTAGGGACACCTTCTGGAGTATGGG AAAACCCCCCTAGTGCCAAGCAACCTACCAAGATGCTGGTCATCAAAAAGGTTTCAAAAGAGGATCCTTCTGCCGCCTTCTCAGCTGCATTTACATCACCTGTTTCTCACCTGGCAAACGGCAACAAAGCCACCACCATTGTCCCAAGTGTCTACAAAAATCTGGTTCCTAAacctgcagctcctccttccaAG CCAAGCCCATGGAAAGCCAACAGAAGTGAACATAAACCAGGCTCGCTGTCCTCCACCCGTGACTCTGCCTTTACCAGTCCAGTGTCTGTAACCAAACCAGCGGTACTGGCAAGCGGCTCAGTCCTCACCTCTCCCAAAGAG AGTCCTTCCAGCACCACCCCTCCCATCGAGATCTGCTCCTCACGCCTGACGAAGCTGATGCGCCGGACCACTGACAAAAAGAGCGAATTCCTGAAGGCACTGAAGGATGATAGAAATGGGGAGATAACAGAAAACAGGGAATGTGACAAGCTGGATGAT atGGAGAGCAACAGCACACCAGAACCAAAGGAAAACTGGGAAGAGAACTGCCATCAGAATGGCCTTTCTCTCCCTTTGCCAGAGGAGGGGGAAAACCTCTCCCATTCATTGGAAGCAGAACACAG GTTATTGAAAGAAATGGGATGGCAGGAATATCCTGAAAATGATGAAAACTACCTTCCCCTCACGGAGGATGAGCTCAAAGAGTTCCAGATTAAATCAGAGCAG CGAAGAAGAAACGGATTTGGGAAGAACGGATTTCTGCAGGGCCGCGGCTCCAGCCTGTTGTTCCACTGGGGAAGCACTTTTAAGACAAAGATTGAGGACTCAGACACAGAAACAAGTAGCAGCGAAACGTCAGATGACGATGCCTGA